The window ATTCATGAGCCTCACAAGCCCCTACCAGTTAACATGGGTGAGGATCCTCAACTGCATCCTGGCAGCTCTCCTCTCCATGCACCATCCCTCTCCTCCACCCAGCACACTCAGCCTGATAAGGATCTTGCTCAGCATGGAGCAGGGCAGGTCCCTGGGGGAGCTCTGCAGTATTTTGGGTGCTGGGAGTTAAGCAACAACTGCCACCTTCTTGGTTTGGATGAAGTCAGTGCAATGAAAATCTGTCTCCTAAGAGTCTGGCCGGCTCCattccagccctgctccacaGAAACCACAGCAACAGCCTCACTAACAGGAGCTGGAGCAAAACTGAGGCACCAAGAAGGGCTGGAGTGAAGAGACATCCAACAGGAGCTCTTCAGGAGCTGGCCCTAGGTTCTGCCTCAGGGGATGCTGGCACCAGCCAGCCCTGGTCCCATACCCAACACAGCACCACAGGCGCCTCACCTTTTCCATGCGGATCCGGTCTCCACACTCGGCCTCCAGCACGTTGTCCATCATGATGAGGTCCTCACTGGTGACCTTCCACTGCTTGCTGGCAAAGTGCACCACGGCGAAGAGGCGGCCGTAGTGCCCTGCTGCGATGAGCCCATTCACCCTGCGGACCAGCTCTGTgggcacacagcacacacagaccTCAGCCAGGACCTGTTCACCACAATTCCCATCCGCTGGAATCCTCCAGTGGGATCAACAGTGatgctgcttcctgcagtgcACAGCTCCCTCCTGTCAGCTTAAGGACCTGCTTGGATTTAGGTGGCAGACCCATACATCTGTGAACACCCAGCGCTCAGTAACACACTGGGCAGCCCCATCTACACTGCTGACTGCTCAGCCCCCTTTCTGgggggcttgggacaagggatgtagggacaggccaaggggaatggcttgaacctgcccaagagaggggagactgagctgagctctgaggcagaagctgttccctgggagggtgctgaggcgctggcacagggtgcccagaggagctgtggctgccccatccctggcagtgctcaaggccaggttggacacaggggttggagcagctgctccagtggaaggggttggagctggaggagctttaaggccctttccaacccaaaccaggctgggattccatggtTCTAATTCTCAGGCATCCCCAACCACACTGTATTCTGATGTAAAGCATTCCTGAAGAGCCCTTTCCTGTGCATCCTGCACTTGGAGGGCAGCTCCTCTCCACTCCCAAGCCATATGCAGGAGGCCCAGAGCTCCGAAACCCATGTAAGGCATGTAGGAACATCAGGAGAGCTTGGCAAAGCACACAGGAGACAGCTCCAGCTTACTAACAAGGCCTGGCCTGAGAACAGGgacctgcagcacagccaagagaaaccttcccctctccttcccagaaAACCCTTTCCCATCTATCTGCAGAGCAGGTACAAACCCCAGGGCCAGGGCCTGGACATGAACAAGCTCCATTTACTGTCATCAGCTTCCAGTGCAGCGCAGCCAAACCCAATCTTTATGGGAATATCAACAGGTATTGCTTCACAAGTGCCATTCCCAGCCAAAGAGCAGCAGTTTTCAACCCtctggagctgggcaggagctTCAACGTTTCTATAACTGGAAAACTTGTGTTTTCCTCATTGTCATCAAAAGCAGCTGAATCATTTTTTCTTGGAACACAAAGAGAACAACATCCATGTGGGACAGACAGGAATGCAgtcagcccagcccagccctccCAGAAcaccccagagcccagcagatCCAAACCATTGAAGGCAGAGGTAAGAACAGACCTGATCAgcaaggcagcagctgctgcagcccctgctgtgctggagagctcagctctgcatcGCTGGTACTGTCCCATGTGTGCTCCTCTCTGATTCACAGCAATCCATCCCATAAGTCCAGAGAAGCCCCACAACCCCTTCTCGCTGCTATGCCCTCACCTGCACAATGGGCACAATCCattcttccagctctgctgacCTGGGCCTATCACTGTCCCTTAGCAAAGGGGTGATGCTGACAGGGGTATTGCCTTGTCCCATTCCATCTTTCTCACCTTTTGTAACCAGAAAAGGTTTTCTTCACTGCACTGGGGCTCTCAAGTGGTCCATCCCTCTTCCAAAGCCCTCCAGTGACAGGGAACAGCAAGTGATGTCCCCATGTAGTTGCCAGCACATTTGTCTTGGCACCATGGGGAGTGACCCTTCCTGAGATACCCACGGCTGCTTCCAGagccagcaggaaaacagaaggcagGATTCAGATGCTCTCAGTGCTGGTTGCTCTGGatgagcacagccaggagaCAATGAAGCAGCAGGAGGTTACAAGGCACAGAAATCGCAGCAGCCCCAAGGATCCCATTGGAATTAATCAAGGAACATGGGACCCTGTTCACCACAGGGCTCCAGTGAACCAAACTGAGCAGTTCATGGTTCACCACTGGGTCAAAGCATGCTCAGGGACACTCATTTGTCACTTGAGCAATCCCAGGAGCACAAAGAGCAGGATGGAAAAGAGCCAGAGAGGAGacctggagcaggaggatgtcTCCAATGAGCATCACTTGGTTATGAACACACTCCAGCCAGGGGATGGGACACTGCACAAGGGTGGACACAGCCCAGcagctctcctctccctctgtcCTTGTAACTAAACTGCTCTCCTTTACTTTCCCCATCTAAAGCCAAGCAGTCAGGTTCCTCCTCGAGGCTAAGGGGAGGCAGGAATACCAGAGGGTGCCTGTGTGGGGCACCCAACTGCCCATTGCCACccccagcagctgggaaggaaTTCACCCTGTGGGGCTCATCACTGCTCAGTGCTGAGGCACATGCACGTGTGCTGCTGCCCACCAGCCCTGGCTCCGTGACAAAGCCGATATGGACACGTGAACCTGTCTGTGTGTGCTGTTCACATCCCACTGCCAGGGGATGCTGTGTCTCATTACAAGAGGGGAGGTTAAGCAAGGAGGATGGCTGCTAAACAGCCACAGGCACTtcactggctgctgctgtctggTCCCTGTGCTCCCTTCAGGATCATCActggctgcattccacagccCTTATTGGATGTGGGAACAACACACATTGgaataaggcagaagttcttccctatgagaGCAGTGAGGCCCTggacaggttgcccacagaagtggtaaatgccccatctgtggcagtgctcaaggccaggctggacagagccttgggtgacatggtctggtgtgagcatccctgcctatggcagggggttggaacaggatgatcttggggtcctttccaacccaaactattcccTCATTCTATGACTACCATCACGTTCACTAATGTTATGTCACTGCCCAGCTGCTCACTGCCTTATGTCCcacctctgcagctctgccctgtgccCACCATCCAACTGCTTCTGCTGGCACCAGTGTTCTGGTTGATGCACTAAGATACACCAGCCCCCTCTGTGCCCACCAGCCAACTGCTGAtgctggctgcagctttccCATTTACCCATTAAAGGAAGAATAACTGTTTTCTGTTGTCCAAAAGGCTCAGTGCATGTTTTGGAGAGCAACACACACCACATTCCTCTGGGAATGTTACAAGCTGTCAGCAACTAAGAAGACCTCATCTTCTACCCAAATCTCCAACACCAGCCACTGGAGCACAGGTTCAGTGACACTAACACATGTGAAGAATAGAAACTGGCTCCAATCATTGAAGACATTCACACTCAATGAGGCAATACTGGTGTGCTAGTCTGCACTTGGAGACGTGAGCCCTTTACCTGCATGGTACTTTGCTTCTTCTACTGGATCTGGGAGTTTCACTTCGGGCCATGGGGGTGAGGACAGAGAGGTTTTGGCAACGAGCCTGTGAATGATAAAGTAAAACTCACTTGTAGCAAACAGGTATTGTCAAGAGATGTCAAACAtgaagagagggagaagagatgGAACAAAAAGAGGTTTTCCCCTGGGTGAACAGAAGCTGTACAGGAGACAAGGACTCATCAGGATGAAAGACCCAGCCCAAGGTCCTCTGTGGCCAGAGGCAATTCCACAGGGATCACGTTtccccctgcagcagctcatgaGCAAGGAGGTTTCCTGTTccagccttgggtgctatggacGGGGGGGGGTAAGCAAGGTAGGAGCTATGTTACCTCCTAGGATCCAATGGAGGACCCTGGCTAAGGCAAAGCCCCCAGCcctcccccagcagcaggacaggaaaCACTGCAGCCCACAGCAGAAGCCTCTccagagccaggcagggaaCACTTGGTCTCATTCCTGAGATCAGCTCGACCACAGAGTCCCTGCTCCCAATGCTGAACGTCCCTTGGGTCCAGCATGAACTGCAGCAGGCTCTAACACACAGGGATGAACACCTCAGTGCTTGTCCTGCTTTACTCCCATCCTGACATCAGATTTGGTCTGGCGAATGGATTTAACTGTTTCCCCcccatttttcctccttcccacttCAGGTGTTACTGAAATAGTTGAAACCCAAGGAAGAAACAGATTGCAAGGTAACTGACAATGCTTCCCCCAGGCTGTTATCCCTTGTTCCTGTGCTGCACACCCATCTCCAGGTGGATGTGCTGGTGGGGATCAAGCTCAGCGACTGCCACATTCCAGAATGGAATCTGTCACCAACTCAGTGCAAACAGAGCTCAGATTTAGACCAAAGGCTCTAGTGAAGCTTTTCCAGGTATAGCTACAAGTTACCTCCACTGCAGTGGAGAGGCTCAGCAGGGTAATGCTCCTCAAGCCACTTCAGCCCAGGCACAaatcccacagctcccagtgGTGCAGAGCATCCGGAGGCAGGAACATGCCTTTGACTGGGAAGGAGGAACCCAGCATCCCACAAGCAGCCCCAGCTACACCTCAGTGACTCACAGCatcctttcttcccctgttcTCTGAAGCTCTTCTCTGTTAGATAGAGTTTAGAGAGGGTCTTAAGAACACAGCTGGGTTCTTTACAGGAGAGTTCTGAGGCTGCTCTTCCTTTGTCACTTACAGCTGCATCCCCTGAATGGCAGCAGTAATGGCAGCAGTAAGGGCTTCTCCCACCCCCAGAGCATTCAGCACCTACCACCACACACACTGAGCCCCAAAGCCTCTCCTGTGCCATTACCACACCTGTCTATGAGAGCCCCACACCAGGGGGGACCAGCTGAGGCACTACCAGGacttcccagccccacacctaTCTGTGTCCACAGCAGGGACATGCACCATCCTACATCCCTCATCCAAGCACAGGCATCATGCCTCAGGATGACTTTGAACCCCAAGATACTTTGCTAAGAGGTGCAAATGAAATCCCTGTTCTTGGAAGGGCAGCTCTGGCTGCTGTGGCAGAGAACTGCTTCAGTAACAGCTCTTTGCCTGTCCTGTTGGGACAGGAGCATCTCCATTGCAAGACACTGAAGACCTCCATGGGGACCAGCCCAGGGGACTCCTGAGCATCACAGACATGTTCAGCACTGATACAATCACAAGAGCAACACAGCTCAAACCACACCAGTGCCTGACTGACACCTACTACTTACCTACTCTCTGCTCCACCTCCTTTACTTACATGTTGCTGCCTTGCTTACTGGGAACAGAACGTGGCTGTCACAACGTGCAACCCCTCCAGCACAGGGCATAAAGCAGGGCTTGAAGGCAGGCTGcccacagcacagacaccagCTGAGCACTGACAGCTGGCAGGGGTGTTTCAGCTGGCATCCAGCAATGGGTTTCATAGGCTCTCATGGTggttctttctgctttccctcaAGGTTATCACTGGGAGGGATCCTCTGCCTCAAATTGAACCAGGTCCTGGCTGCCTCAAGCCCTGGGCAGTCAATCCCAAGGCATCCATTCACTTGCACACTCTGCCTTCCTTGACAGCCAACAGTAAATCATAAGAGCCCCATTTAAAACAACTACTAACACGCTCCAGTGTGCCCCAGGGTGTTAATTCAGCAATGAAACACTTTGTGAAGCTCACAGTGTGAGGCTGAGATGAAATATGCCAATGCCACAGGCTTGTGATGAGCTGGTTTTCAGGATCTCCAGGACAAGGGGCAACCAGGAGGACCAGAGGCAGCAGTCTGGGAGATCACCCCGAGATGCCAAATGCCTTTACTCAGAGAGACACAGAACCAAAAGGTATCAGGTTATGGTTCCTTATCATTGAGAATCTATGATGAAAAGATAACCTTAGATTTAAAGAGGAGGGACATTCAGATGACCAGAACCATTTCCTGACGTGGGGACAAAGGTGCTGCCCAGTGAACACCATCCCCACCAGACAGGGCAAGTTCAGAGTTTCCACTGAGATCCATAGGATACTGTGATATAGGATCCACAGATCCATAGGAAGCTGAGATCCACACTCCCTATAAATAACCCAGGATGTGCAAGCTGCCTAAAATACCCAGGCAGGAACGTGACCATGGCAGTGAGGAGGCACAATGACCCCACAGCAGTTGTGTCTCATCCATCCCCTCTGTCAtacccagcagcagctctcagggGGCTTTAGTGTAACAGAAACTCAAAGCACTTGTGAGCAAGTGCATAACCATGAGCACCAAGGGGATGGTGTGGAGTTCAGTGGCTGTCATGGGGCAGAGATGCAAACTGTGCTCCCACCGTGAGGCCACCCCACCAGCTTCCAGCAATGCAGCAGGAACCAGCACAGGAACCAGCACAGGGACCAGCACAGGGACCAGCACACCTCACTGGGAACCAGCACAGGAACCAGCACAGGGACCAGCACAGGAACCAGCACACCTCACTGGGAACCAGCACAGGGACCAGCACACCTCACTGGGAACCAGCACAGGAACCAGCACAGGGACCAGCACACCTCACTGGGAACCAGCACAGGGACCAGCACAGGAACCAGCACACCTCACTGGGAACCAGCACAGGAACCAGCACAGGAACCAGCACACCTCACTGGGAACCAGCACAGGAACCAGCACAGGGACCAGCACAGGAACCAGCACAGGAACCAGCACACCTCACTGGGAACCAGCACAGGAACCAGCACAGGGACCAGCACACCTCACTGGGAACCAGCACGGGAACCAGCACAGGGACCAGCACACCTCAATGGGAACCAGCACAGGAACCAGCACACCTCACTGGGAACCAGCACAGGAACCAGCACACCTCACTGGGAACCAGCACAGGAACCAGCACACCTCACTGGGAACCAGCACAGGAACCAGCACACCTCACTGGGAACCAGCACAGGGACCAGTACACCTCACTGGGAACCAGCACAGGGACCAGCACACCTCACTGGGAACCAGCACAGGAACCAGCACACCTCACTGGGAACCAGCACAGGAACCAGCACACCTCACTGGGAACCAGCACAGGAACCAGCACACCTCACTGGGAACCAGCACAGGGACCAGCACACCTCACTGGGAACCAGCACAGGAACCAGCACAGGAACCAGCACACCTCACTGGGAACCAGCACAGGAACCAGCACAGGAACCAGCACACCTCACTGGGAACCAGCACAGGGACCAGCACAGGAACCAGCACACCTCACTGGGAACCAGCACAGGAACCAGCACACCTCACTGGGAACCAGCACAGGAACCAGCACACCTCACTGGGAACCAGCACAGGAACCAGCACAGGGACCAGCACACCTCACTGGGAACCAGCACGGGAACCAGCACAGGGACCAGCACACCTCAATGGGAACCAGCACAGGAACCAGCACAGGGACCAGCACACCTCACTGGGAACCAGCACAGGGACCAGCACAGGAACCAGCACACCTCACTGGGAACCAGCACAGGGACCAGCACAGGAACCAGCACACCTCACTGGGAACCAGCACAGGAACCAGCACAGGAACCAGCACACCTCACTGGGAACCAGCACAGGGACCAGCACACCTCACTGGGAACCAGCACAGGAACCAGCACAGGAACCAGCACACCTCACTGGGAACCAGCACAGGAACCAGCACACCTCACTGGGAACCAGCACAGGAACCAGCACAGGGACCAGCACACCTGGTACAGGAGCAGGAGGTCTCTCCCGCTGCTCTCACAGCACCGCGTTGCTGCAGTGTCCCCTCCTGgtcacagcagcaacagcaacagcagcagcagcagcagcagagctcacagCTCACCCTGCGCTGCCAtcccagcagcaggcactgaACAGACACCGAGGAGCAGTGAAACAAAGGGAGCTCAGGTCTCTGTCCCCACACGGGATGAGGACTGCACAGCAAGGGACCTGTCAGGTCTCAGACCCTCCAGGCAGAGCTGACCCTGAGGAGCACATCACCTGCACCTCAAACAATGAGCATCAACCATAGCCCTTCCTGCAGCAATGTCCTGGCTCCAGTGGCTTCCCTGCTGTCTGCTATGGGCTGAGCCCACACTGCAGCCCCCTCCTCAGCACAGGATCTAAGCTCAGCTGCTTCATTTCACAGCTCAACAGAAGCATCCCCCTGCAAATGGGACTGAAGGGAGGCAGAGTCCAGTGCTCACTGGGAAGGAACAGACAAAGGGGACAGCCAGCCCcccttccaaagcaaaccaagctgcCCTCCCACCCAAGGCAGGGCAGCATTCAATGGGGCaacaagcagagcaggaggtCATTGACATTACCCTTGGTGTGGTGAGGATCTCTGGGAGCTCTGGTGCCGGACCGCAGTGGAAAGCAGGAAGGCTGAATGGGAGAGAGGGAAACAGAGTTAAAACCAAGCAGAGTTAAAACCAGAGTTAAAACCAAGTTAAAACTGTTGGGGTTTAGTCCCTAGTGGGGCAGAACACAGCGACACTGAAGTGTCCCAGTGTGGTGGCACCACTCTTGTGCCTGTGAACGCTTCCTTCAGTCTTATCATGACCCAGATAAAGGGGGCAGCAAAATAAGACACACAGTAAGAAGAAGAGCCCATCAGTTGTGTGCAGCACTGCAAGAGAGCCGGGCACAGGCCTCCTGCTGCACACCCACTTATTGAGGGTGATGCTTCCATTGACACACCAGTTTACAGGGATACAGGCAGAGCATCCCCCTCTTTTGGCGACCAAAAGGCACTGCAGTGACCTGAAGGAACACTGGGGAGCACTCCTCTAATtccaggaagagagatgaaGGGTGGAAAACACACACTCAGGGATCTGTCAAGCACAAACCTCATGAGGTCCAACCAGGCCAATGGCAAAGCCCTGCCCCTTGGGTCGGGGCAATCCCCAGCACAACCCCAGGCTGggggagatgggatggagcCTGAAGGACTTGGGCtgttgggtgaggagcagctccccatgacccggcttgagcccagaacccatgtgctgggggcacccccagagcgtgagcagcagctcagggaggggatcctgcccctctgctgtgtgaaggggagacctgagagcagctccagtgcctaaaggggctgcaggaacctggagaggggctggggacaagggatgtagggacaggccaaggggaatggcttgaacctgcccaagagaggggagactgagctgagctctgaggcagaagctgttccctgggagggtgctgaggcgctggcacagggtgcccagagaagctgtggctgccccatccctggcagtgctcaaggccaggttggacacaggggcttggagcagctgctccatgggaaggggttggagctggaggagctttaaggtcccttccaacccaacccaggctgggattctgtgatgctcTGACCCGAGTTACCTCAGCGATAACAATCCCCTCCCTGGTGCAATGTGTTTAATAACAGACACACCGTGTTAATAACGGACACACCGTGTTAATAACATACACCCCGTGCCCAGCTTCTCTACAGGCCCATTCCCTTCTCCCCTACCCAGGCTATGACGGACCCAGGCAAGAACCGGACCTCCCAAACCCCAACACGCTCCAGCTCCTCCCTGCAAGGCCGCGCTTACCCGAGGCCCCGCTCTCCCCGTGCCCAGCGGGCCGGGGATGGAGGCGATGCGGGCCCCGCTCCCCCCGTGCCCTAGGCTCTCCGCAGGTCCCTGCCGGGCTCTGAACGGGACCCACGTTTCCTTATGGCCCCTCCGCGGCCTCCGGCTGAGCCGGGATGGACCCGAGCGCTGCCCCGGGGCTCTCCGGTGTGCACAGCCCGGGGCCTGCGGGGCGGCCGCGGTGCTCAAGGCCCGGCGGTGaccccgtcccgtcccgtccggTCCCGTCCGGTCCCGTCCCATCCCGTCCGGTCCTGTCCCATCCCGTCCGGTCCCCTCCGGTCCCTCCTCACCTGCCCCCCGGAGCCGGACCCCGgccgccaccgccgccgccaTCGCGGTGACCCGGTCGGAAGCGGAAGGAGCGGGGGTCACGGAGCGGGCCCATGGCGGCTGAGGCGGCCGAGCGGCACCTGGAGCTGCTGCGGGAGGAACGGGAGGCGGAGCTCGACCAGAGCAGGTACCGAGGGGGGCACCGGAGGGACGGGAGCATGGACCGGAACAGgaaccccaaccccttccactggagcagctgctccaagcccctgtgtctaacctggccttgaacactgccagggatggggcagccacagcttctctgggcaccctgtgccagcacctcagcaccctcacagggaacagcttctgcctcagagctcagctcagtctcccctctcttgggcaggttcaagccattcccctttatGTCCTCGGATGCATCCTTAAGGGAGCTGCTGATTCACTCCTATGGGAAACCCGTTGTCACCTAtaggagatgctgctgtgctcctgtgTAACCAGTATGGCCAAGAGGAAGCCCTAACCCTATCGGGCTGGCACTGATAGCAGATACTGCAGCCCTCATTCCAGAGCACTTACCAATAGGAAGCACCCATAGGAAGCCCTGCTGGAGT of the Melopsittacus undulatus isolate bMelUnd1 chromosome 4, bMelUnd1.mat.Z, whole genome shotgun sequence genome contains:
- the MRPL21 gene encoding large ribosomal subunit protein bL21m, coding for MAAAVAAGVRLRGAAFLLSTAVRHQSSQRSSPHQGLVAKTSLSSPPWPEVKLPDPVEEAKYHAELVRRVNGLIAAGHYGRLFAVVHFASKQWKVTSEDLIMMDNVLEAECGDRIRMEKVLLVGADDFTLIGRPLLGKELVRVEATVIEKTESWPRINVRFRRKRNYQRTQIIVNPQTVLRINTIEVFPCLS